A stretch of Acropora muricata isolate sample 2 chromosome 7, ASM3666990v1, whole genome shotgun sequence DNA encodes these proteins:
- the LOC136923659 gene encoding neurocan core protein-like: MGLLIQIYVNLLPLIFKFAAAYQDGECRQLSFPADYMFGNRRLMKHVIETIKVVDLDLCELQCYHQPNCVSINFKVIPNSKGLHECELNNATHRSNDNELMNKDGYVYKGTESACDRVGCGNGGTCQSGFTDKGYQCVCLPGFTSAHCEKDVDECLQGTHSCSAYAVCINTNGSYNCRCKANYTGDRRNCTWSGCPKDWKEYDHSCYYVTGETASKLNDARAKCETMSATLPIIKSDSANNFILKVGRVWVWLGMKRKNGRMVWFDNTPVDEALYSAWNEGEPSKGENDDCAFLDFHTRKWNDEKCEHRDGGPYVLCQKMP, encoded by the exons ATGGGTCTTTTAATTCAAATATATGTTAACTTATTACCTTTAATTTTCAAATTCGCTGCTGCTTACCAGGATG GAGAATGTCGTCAACTCTCTTTCCCAGCCGATTACATGTTTGGTAACAGACGTCTGATGAAGCATGTCATTGAAACTATAAAAGTTGTCGACTTGGATTTGTGCGAGCTGCAATGCTACCACCAACCAAACTGTGTCAGCATAAATTTCAAAGTCATCCCAAACAGCAAGGGACTTCATGAATGCGAGCTGAACAATGCCACTCATCGAAGTAATGACAACGAGCTTATGAACAAAGATGGCTACGTGTACAAAGGGACAGAG AGCGCGTGTGACAGGGTTGGCTGTGGAAACGGAGGTACATGTCAAAGTGGTTTTACAGATAAAGGATATCAGTGTGTTTGTCTCCCGGGCTTCACCTCAGCTCATTGTGAAAAAG ATGTAGATGAGTGTTTGCAGGGGACACACTCTTGCAGTGCTTACGCAGTGTGCATCAACACCAATGGATCATATAACTGCCGCTGTAAGGCAAATTACACTGGCGACAGACGAAACTGTACATGGTCAG GTTGTCCAAAAGATTGGAAGGAATACGACCATTCATGTTATTACGTTACTGGTGAAACCGCCTCAAAATTAAATGATGCTCGGGCCAAATGCGAGACAATGTCAGCAACGCTCCCCATCATTAAATCAGATTCGGcgaataattttattcttaagGTGGGAAGAGTATGGGTATGGCTTGgtatgaaaaggaaaaatggcaGAATGGTTTGGTTTGACAATACGCCAGTAGATGAGGCCCTCTACAGTGCATGGAATGAGGGTGAGCCAAGTAAAGGCGAAAATGATGATTGTGCTTTTCTGGACTTTCATACTCGGAAGTGGAATGACGAAAAGTGCGAGCACCGCGATGGGGGTCCCTACGTCCTTTGTCAAAAGATGCCTTAA
- the LOC136922678 gene encoding serine/arginine repetitive matrix protein 4-like: MMLSDLIPVILVLFLFSTAVEADDTEEDLELLIFNRNTSTKLTKSNVRKVLKKANLTGHGYKKEVSYQRVMSPESTPYFKASYFYYKSENCSRIQEIEKELETLIPGVLGQDVANRVKTEMQYWHVDNMDQCKVGLEIVFTGIDTYQRSKRFIFGKIVKTVVAGLKVKAKAFVKGAIKGAVKGAVKGAVKGAIKGLITGGPQGALGGAATGAVTGAVKGAVTGGVKAAIKAKPKPSSSTRRRSSYSSRRRSISYSSRRRTSLSSRRRSISYSSRRRSISHSSRRRTSFSSRRRSISYSSRRRTSFSSRRRSISYSSRRRSISHSSRRRTSFSSRRRSISYSSRRRTSFSSRRRSISYSSRRRTSFSSRRRSISYSSRRRSISYSSRRRTSFSSRRRSISYSSRRRTSFSSRRRSISYSSRRRTSYSSRRRTSSSSRRGGWGR; this comes from the exons ATGATGCTTTCAGATCTAATTCCAGTGATTCTGGTCCTGTTTCTCTTTTCCACGGCTGTCG AGGCTGATGATACGGAAGAGGACCTTGAACTACTGATTTTCAACCGCAACACAAGTACAAAACTGACCAAGTCTAATGTACGTAAAGTACTAAAGAAAGCGAACCTCACGGGACATGGTTACAAAAAGGAAGTCTCTTACCAGAGAGTAATGAGTCCTGAAAGTACTCCCTATTTCAAG gcATCGTATTTCTACTACAAATCAGAGAACTGCTCAAGGATTCAGGAGATCGAGAAAGAATTGGAAACATTGATACCTG GTGTTCTTGGACAAGATGTTGCCAATCGGGTAAAAACAGAAATGCAATACTGGCATGTGGACAATATGGATCAGTGTAAAGTTGGACTGGAGATTGTTTTTACAGGAATTGACACTTACCAGCGAAGCAAACGTTTTATTTTCGGCAAAATAGTCAAAACAGTAGTAGCGGGCCTTAAAGTCAAAGCGAAAGCCTTTGTGAAAGGCGCAATAAAAGGCGCAGTAAAAGGCGCAGTAAAAGGCGCAGTAAAAGGCGCAATAAAAGGCTTAATAACAGGGGGACCGCAAGGTGCATTGGGAGGCGCAGCGACAGGCGCAGTGACAGGCGCAGTGAAAGGCGCTGTGACAGGTGGGGTGAAAGCTGCAATAAAAGCGAAACCAAAGCCTTCCAGCAGTACTCGCCGCAGAAGCAGCTACTCGAGCCGCCGCCGCAGCATCAGCTATTCAAGCCGTCGCCGCACCAGCCTCTCGAGCCGCCGCCGTAGCATCAGCTATTCGAGCCGCCGGCGCAGCATCAGCCATTCAAGCCGCCGCCGCACCAGCTTCTCGAGCCGGCGCCGCAGCATCAGCTATTCAAGCCGTCGCCGTACCAGCTTCTCGAGTCGCCGCCGTAGCATTAGCTATTCGAGCCGCCGGCGCAGCATCAGCCATTCAAGCCGCCGCCGCACCAGCTTCTCGAGCCGCCGCCGCAGCATCAGCTATTCAAGCCGTCGCCGCACCAGCTTCTCGAGCCGCCGCCGTAGCATCAGCTATTCGAGCCGTCGCCGCACCAGCTTCTCGAGCCGCCGCCGTAGTATCAGCTATTCGAGCCGCCGGCGCAGCATCAGCTATTCAAGCCGCCGCCGCACCAGCTTCTCGAGCCGGCGCCGCAGCATCAGCTATTCAAGCCGCCGCCGCACCAGCTTCTCGAGCCGCCGCCGTAGCATCAGCTATTCGAGCCGCCGTCGCACCAGCTACTCGAGCCGCCGCCGAACCAGCTCCTCGAGCCGCCGTGGCGGTTGGGGCCGCTAA